The Stigmatopora argus isolate UIUO_Sarg chromosome 16, RoL_Sarg_1.0, whole genome shotgun sequence genome has a window encoding:
- the add1 gene encoding alpha-adducin isoform X3, with protein sequence MNGDSGAGVVTAHPPATAPHKERYFDRGVDESSPEYQRERNMAPALRQDFNMMEQKKRVSMILQSPVFCDELESMIQDQLKKGKTPTSLLALQQIADFMTTSLPSMYPAAPQGGMAALNMSLGMVTPVNDLRGSDSISYDKGEKLLRCKLAAFYRLTDLLGWSQLIYNHLTVRVSLDEERFLIVPFGLLYSEVTASSLVKVDLSGDIVDRGSTNLGINAAGFNLHSALYSARPDVKCIVHVHTAAGAAVSAMKCGLLPISPEALALGEVTYHDYRGIVVNEEERVIIQKNLGKNSKVLILRNHGLVCVGETVEEAFYYIHNLVNACEIQVRTLASAGGPDNLVMLDPGKYKSRPRVPEPAGDVSSSQPKWLVGEQEFESLMRMLDNLGYRTGYPYRCPALRDRGKKYSDVENLHSAGYSYGEDSDSGARSPMKHSFQRGQRDKTRWLNAGGRPDELGEDGPDGSSPKSKPKWTKEEGMRQAAAANQFIPLNTNPKEVLEMRNKIREQNLQDIKTAGPQSQVLCAGSVVERNFQQGELVTASKAIIEKEYQPKVIVSKQGPNPFNKFTDQELDEYRREVELKQKGPEVQEQDCKAELSSKLESLSLVEAPDSLPVPSGTGTGSASEQGPPPFSLTDEVHPDSPHKEFHCAVLRALSKEPPEAKQAEDQEQIAEPEEEAKDPKAISTPPSTPVKADEETLPEPTFKDDSDAATMKQTLPDLTPDDPSDAPALPVEDSEADPTPAAAEPVDDGEETAAAGDEAAAGDEAAAGDEAAADEATAAEGEGDESPSKSPSKKKKKFRTPSFLKKNKKKPES encoded by the exons ATGAACGGGGACTCAGGTGCCGGCGTGGTGACAGCCCACCCTCCCGCCACAGCCCCACACAAAGAGCGCTACTTTGACCGGGGCGTGGATGAGAGCAGCCCCGAGTACCAGCGCGAGAGAAACATGGCGCCCGCCCTGCGCCAGGACTTTAACATGATGGAGCAGAAGAAAAGGGTCTCCATGATATTGCAAAGTCCG GTGTTCTGCGATGAGCTGGAGTCCATGATCCAAGATCAACTTAAGAAGGGCAAGACACCCACCAGCCTGCTGGCGCTTCAGCAGATTGCTGACTTTATGACCACAAGCTTGCCTTCCATGTATCCAGCTGCACCGCAGGGGGGCATGGCAGCTCTCAACATGA GTTTGGGTATGGTGACTCCGGTGAATGATTTGCGTGGTTCGGATTCCATCTCTTATGACAAAGGCGAGAAGCTTCTCAGATGCAAGCTAGCTGCCTTCTACCGGCTCACCGACCTGCTTGGCTGGTCGCAACTCATCTACAACCATCTCACA GTAAGAGTGAGCTTAGACGAAGAGCGTTTCCTGATCGTCCCTTTTGGGCTCCTCTACAGTGAGGTTACTGCATCCAGTTTG GTCAAGGTTGATCTCTCGGGTGACATTGTGGATCGGGGAAGTACCAACCTCGGCATCAACGCGGCTGGCTTCAACCTACACTCCGCCCTCTATAGCGCACGGCCAGATGTGAAATGCATCGTCCATGTACACACGGCTGCAGGCGCAGCA GTTTCGGCTATGAAATGCGGACTGCTACCCATCTCACCTGAGGCGCTTGCCCTTGGTGAGGTGACCTACCATGACTACAGAGGCATAGTCGTGAATGAGGAGGAACGTGTTATCATCCAGAAGAATTTGGGCAAAAACTCCAAG GTGCTCATCTTGAGGAATCATGGTTTGGTGTGTGTGGGCGAAACCGTCGAGGAAGCATTCTATTACATCCACAATTTAGTCAACGCCTGTGAGATTCAG GTGCGAACGCTGGCCAGCGCTGGAGGCCCAGATAACTTGGTGATGCTAGACCCAGGCAAGTACAAGTCCCGTCCTCGCGTTCCCGAGCCTGCTGGCGATGTGTCCTCGTCCCAACCCAAGTGGTTAGTAGGGGAACAAGAGTTTGAGTCTCTCATGCGAATGCTCGACAACCTG GGCTATAGGACCGGTTACCCATACCGTTGTCCAGCATTGAGAGACAGAGGTAAAAAGTACAGTGACGTGGAGAACCTTCACTCCGCTGGTTACTCGTACGGCGAGGACAGTGACTCGGGCGCACGCTCCCCAATGAAACACAGCTTCCAGCGCGGCCAGCGCGACAAGACCCGCTGGCTCAATGCCGGCGGTCGGCCCGACGAGCTGGGTGAAGATGGGCCCGATGGCAGCAGTCCCAAGTCGAAGCCTAAG TGGACTAAAGAAGAAGGAATGCGACAGGCCGCTGCGGCCAATCAGTTTATCCCGCTGAACACCAATCCCAAAGAAGTGCTAGAAATGAGGAACAAG ATCCGTGAGCAGAATCTGCAGGACATTAAGACCGCAGGACCTCAGTCTCAGGTTCTGTGTGCTGGATCGGTGGTGGAACGCAACTTTCAACAG GGGGAACTTGTGACTGCATCTAAGGCCATCATTGAGAAGGAGTACCAGCCCAAGGTGATCGTCAGCAAACAGGGTCCCAACCCTTTCAACAAATTCACCGACCAAGAGCTGGACGAATATCGTCGAGAGGTAGAGCTGAAGCAGAAAGGACCTGAAG TGCAGGAACAGGACTGTAAGGCTGAACTTTCCTCCAAGTTGGAAAGTTTATCCCTGGTTGAAGCCCCCGATTCCCTTCCTGTGCCCTCTGGAACTGGCACAGGCTCAGCCTCAGAGCAGGGTCCCCCGCCCTTCAGCCTCACGGATGAGGTCCACCCAGACTCCCCCCACAAGGAGTTCCATTGCGCCGTGCTGCGAGCCCTCAGCAAGGAGCCGCCGGAGGCAAAACAGGCTGAAG ATCAAGAACAAATAGCAGAACCCGAGGAGGAAGCTAAAGACCCAAAGGCTATCAGTACACCACCCAGCACTCCAGTAAAAGCAGACGAAG AGACCTTGCCAGAACCGACATTTAAGGACGACAGCGATGCCGCCACCATGAAACAGACCTTGCCCGACTTAACCCCAGACGACCCATCCGACGCCCCGGCGCTTCCAGTCGAGGACTCCGAAGCCGACCCCACCCCTGCAGCGGCGGAACCCGTCGACGATGGCGAGGAAACCGCCGCCGCTGGCGACGAAGCCGCCGCTGGCGACGAAGCCGCCGCTGGCGACGAAGCCGCCGCCGACGAAGCCACCGCCGCAGAGGGGGAAGGCGACGAGTCTCCCAGCAAGTCTCcctccaaaaagaaaaagaagttcCGTACTCCTTCCTTcttgaaaaagaacaaaaagaagCCTGAATCTTAA
- the add1 gene encoding alpha-adducin isoform X2: protein MNGDSGAGVVTAHPPATAPHKERYFDRGVDESSPEYQRERNMAPALRQDFNMMEQKKRVSMILQSPVFCDELESMIQDQLKKGKTPTSLLALQQIADFMTTSLPSMYPAAPQGGMAALNMSLGMVTPVNDLRGSDSISYDKGEKLLRCKLAAFYRLTDLLGWSQLIYNHLTVRVSLDEERFLIVPFGLLYSEVTASSLVKVDLSGDIVDRGSTNLGINAAGFNLHSALYSARPDVKCIVHVHTAAGAAVSAMKCGLLPISPEALALGEVTYHDYRGIVVNEEERVIIQKNLGKNSKVLILRNHGLVCVGETVEEAFYYIHNLVNACEIQVRTLASAGGPDNLVMLDPGKYKSRPRVPEPAGDVSSSQPKWLVGEQEFESLMRMLDNLGYRTGYPYRCPALRDRGKKYSDVENLHSAGYSYGEDSDSGARSPMKHSFQRGQRDKTRWLNAGGRPDELGEDGPDGSSPKSKPKVWTNITHDHVKPLLQSLSSGVCVPSCITNCLWTKEEGMRQAAAANQFIPLNTNPKEVLEMRNKIREQNLQDIKTAGPQSQVLCAGSVVERNFQQGELVTASKAIIEKEYQPKVIVSKQGPNPFNKFTDQELDEYRREVELKQKGPEVQEQDCKAELSSKLESLSLVEAPDSLPVPSGTGTGSASEQGPPPFSLTDEVHPDSPHKEFHCAVLRALSKEPPEAKQAEDQEQIAEPEEEAKDPKAISTPPSTPVKADEETLPEPTFKDDSDAATMKQTLPDLTPDDPSDAPALPVEDSEADPTPAAAEPVDDGEETAAAGDEAAADEATAAEGEGDESPSKSPSKKKKKFRTPSFLKKNKKKPES from the exons ATGAACGGGGACTCAGGTGCCGGCGTGGTGACAGCCCACCCTCCCGCCACAGCCCCACACAAAGAGCGCTACTTTGACCGGGGCGTGGATGAGAGCAGCCCCGAGTACCAGCGCGAGAGAAACATGGCGCCCGCCCTGCGCCAGGACTTTAACATGATGGAGCAGAAGAAAAGGGTCTCCATGATATTGCAAAGTCCG GTGTTCTGCGATGAGCTGGAGTCCATGATCCAAGATCAACTTAAGAAGGGCAAGACACCCACCAGCCTGCTGGCGCTTCAGCAGATTGCTGACTTTATGACCACAAGCTTGCCTTCCATGTATCCAGCTGCACCGCAGGGGGGCATGGCAGCTCTCAACATGA GTTTGGGTATGGTGACTCCGGTGAATGATTTGCGTGGTTCGGATTCCATCTCTTATGACAAAGGCGAGAAGCTTCTCAGATGCAAGCTAGCTGCCTTCTACCGGCTCACCGACCTGCTTGGCTGGTCGCAACTCATCTACAACCATCTCACA GTAAGAGTGAGCTTAGACGAAGAGCGTTTCCTGATCGTCCCTTTTGGGCTCCTCTACAGTGAGGTTACTGCATCCAGTTTG GTCAAGGTTGATCTCTCGGGTGACATTGTGGATCGGGGAAGTACCAACCTCGGCATCAACGCGGCTGGCTTCAACCTACACTCCGCCCTCTATAGCGCACGGCCAGATGTGAAATGCATCGTCCATGTACACACGGCTGCAGGCGCAGCA GTTTCGGCTATGAAATGCGGACTGCTACCCATCTCACCTGAGGCGCTTGCCCTTGGTGAGGTGACCTACCATGACTACAGAGGCATAGTCGTGAATGAGGAGGAACGTGTTATCATCCAGAAGAATTTGGGCAAAAACTCCAAG GTGCTCATCTTGAGGAATCATGGTTTGGTGTGTGTGGGCGAAACCGTCGAGGAAGCATTCTATTACATCCACAATTTAGTCAACGCCTGTGAGATTCAG GTGCGAACGCTGGCCAGCGCTGGAGGCCCAGATAACTTGGTGATGCTAGACCCAGGCAAGTACAAGTCCCGTCCTCGCGTTCCCGAGCCTGCTGGCGATGTGTCCTCGTCCCAACCCAAGTGGTTAGTAGGGGAACAAGAGTTTGAGTCTCTCATGCGAATGCTCGACAACCTG GGCTATAGGACCGGTTACCCATACCGTTGTCCAGCATTGAGAGACAGAGGTAAAAAGTACAGTGACGTGGAGAACCTTCACTCCGCTGGTTACTCGTACGGCGAGGACAGTGACTCGGGCGCACGCTCCCCAATGAAACACAGCTTCCAGCGCGGCCAGCGCGACAAGACCCGCTGGCTCAATGCCGGCGGTCGGCCCGACGAGCTGGGTGAAGATGGGCCCGATGGCAGCAGTCCCAAGTCGAAGCCTAAGGTGTGGACGAATATAACACACGATCACGTCAAACCGTTGCTGCAGTCGCTCTCGTCTGGTGTCTGCGTGCCAAGCTGTATAACCAACTGCTTG TGGACTAAAGAAGAAGGAATGCGACAGGCCGCTGCGGCCAATCAGTTTATCCCGCTGAACACCAATCCCAAAGAAGTGCTAGAAATGAGGAACAAG ATCCGTGAGCAGAATCTGCAGGACATTAAGACCGCAGGACCTCAGTCTCAGGTTCTGTGTGCTGGATCGGTGGTGGAACGCAACTTTCAACAG GGGGAACTTGTGACTGCATCTAAGGCCATCATTGAGAAGGAGTACCAGCCCAAGGTGATCGTCAGCAAACAGGGTCCCAACCCTTTCAACAAATTCACCGACCAAGAGCTGGACGAATATCGTCGAGAGGTAGAGCTGAAGCAGAAAGGACCTGAAG TGCAGGAACAGGACTGTAAGGCTGAACTTTCCTCCAAGTTGGAAAGTTTATCCCTGGTTGAAGCCCCCGATTCCCTTCCTGTGCCCTCTGGAACTGGCACAGGCTCAGCCTCAGAGCAGGGTCCCCCGCCCTTCAGCCTCACGGATGAGGTCCACCCAGACTCCCCCCACAAGGAGTTCCATTGCGCCGTGCTGCGAGCCCTCAGCAAGGAGCCGCCGGAGGCAAAACAGGCTGAAG ATCAAGAACAAATAGCAGAACCCGAGGAGGAAGCTAAAGACCCAAAGGCTATCAGTACACCACCCAGCACTCCAGTAAAAGCAGACGAAG AGACCTTGCCAGAACCGACATTTAAGGACGACAGCGATGCCGCCACCATGAAACAGACCTTGCCCGACTTAACCCCAGACGACCCATCCGACGCCCCGGCGCTTCCAGTCGAGGACTCCGAAGCCGACCCCACCCCTGCAGCGGCGGAACCCGTCGACGATGGCGAGGAAACC GCCGCCGCTGGCGACGAAGCCGCCGCCGACGAAGCCACCGCCGCAGAGGGGGAAGGCGACGAGTCTCCCAGCAAGTCTCcctccaaaaagaaaaagaagttcCGTACTCCTTCCTTcttgaaaaagaacaaaaagaagCCTGAATCTTAA
- the add1 gene encoding alpha-adducin isoform X9 encodes MNGDSGAGVVTAHPPATAPHKERYFDRGVDESSPEYQRERNMAPALRQDFNMMEQKKRVSMILQSPVFCDELESMIQDQLKKGKTPTSLLALQQIADFMTTSLPSMYPAAPQGGMAALNMSLGMVTPVNDLRGSDSISYDKGEKLLRCKLAAFYRLTDLLGWSQLIYNHLTVRVSLDEERFLIVPFGLLYSEVTASSLVKVDLSGDIVDRGSTNLGINAAGFNLHSALYSARPDVKCIVHVHTAAGAAVSAMKCGLLPISPEALALGEVTYHDYRGIVVNEEERVIIQKNLGKNSKVLILRNHGLVCVGETVEEAFYYIHNLVNACEIQVRTLASAGGPDNLVMLDPGKYKSRPRVPEPAGDVSSSQPKWLVGEQEFESLMRMLDNLGYRTGYPYRCPALRDRGKKYSDVENLHSAGYSYGEDSDSGARSPMKHSFQRGQRDKTRWLNAGGRPDELGEDGPDGSSPKSKPKWTKEEGMRQAAAANQFIPLNTNPKEVLEMRNKIREQNLQDIKTAGPQSQVLCAGSVVERNFQQGELVTASKAIIEKEYQPKVIVSKQGPNPFNKFTDQELDEYRREVELKQKGPEVQEQDCKAELSSKLESLSLVEAPDSLPVPSGTGTGSASEQGPPPFSLTDEVHPDSPHKEFHCAVLRALSKEPPEAKQAEDQEQIAEPEEEAKDPKAISTPPSTPVKADEGDGNAKEYLLP; translated from the exons ATGAACGGGGACTCAGGTGCCGGCGTGGTGACAGCCCACCCTCCCGCCACAGCCCCACACAAAGAGCGCTACTTTGACCGGGGCGTGGATGAGAGCAGCCCCGAGTACCAGCGCGAGAGAAACATGGCGCCCGCCCTGCGCCAGGACTTTAACATGATGGAGCAGAAGAAAAGGGTCTCCATGATATTGCAAAGTCCG GTGTTCTGCGATGAGCTGGAGTCCATGATCCAAGATCAACTTAAGAAGGGCAAGACACCCACCAGCCTGCTGGCGCTTCAGCAGATTGCTGACTTTATGACCACAAGCTTGCCTTCCATGTATCCAGCTGCACCGCAGGGGGGCATGGCAGCTCTCAACATGA GTTTGGGTATGGTGACTCCGGTGAATGATTTGCGTGGTTCGGATTCCATCTCTTATGACAAAGGCGAGAAGCTTCTCAGATGCAAGCTAGCTGCCTTCTACCGGCTCACCGACCTGCTTGGCTGGTCGCAACTCATCTACAACCATCTCACA GTAAGAGTGAGCTTAGACGAAGAGCGTTTCCTGATCGTCCCTTTTGGGCTCCTCTACAGTGAGGTTACTGCATCCAGTTTG GTCAAGGTTGATCTCTCGGGTGACATTGTGGATCGGGGAAGTACCAACCTCGGCATCAACGCGGCTGGCTTCAACCTACACTCCGCCCTCTATAGCGCACGGCCAGATGTGAAATGCATCGTCCATGTACACACGGCTGCAGGCGCAGCA GTTTCGGCTATGAAATGCGGACTGCTACCCATCTCACCTGAGGCGCTTGCCCTTGGTGAGGTGACCTACCATGACTACAGAGGCATAGTCGTGAATGAGGAGGAACGTGTTATCATCCAGAAGAATTTGGGCAAAAACTCCAAG GTGCTCATCTTGAGGAATCATGGTTTGGTGTGTGTGGGCGAAACCGTCGAGGAAGCATTCTATTACATCCACAATTTAGTCAACGCCTGTGAGATTCAG GTGCGAACGCTGGCCAGCGCTGGAGGCCCAGATAACTTGGTGATGCTAGACCCAGGCAAGTACAAGTCCCGTCCTCGCGTTCCCGAGCCTGCTGGCGATGTGTCCTCGTCCCAACCCAAGTGGTTAGTAGGGGAACAAGAGTTTGAGTCTCTCATGCGAATGCTCGACAACCTG GGCTATAGGACCGGTTACCCATACCGTTGTCCAGCATTGAGAGACAGAGGTAAAAAGTACAGTGACGTGGAGAACCTTCACTCCGCTGGTTACTCGTACGGCGAGGACAGTGACTCGGGCGCACGCTCCCCAATGAAACACAGCTTCCAGCGCGGCCAGCGCGACAAGACCCGCTGGCTCAATGCCGGCGGTCGGCCCGACGAGCTGGGTGAAGATGGGCCCGATGGCAGCAGTCCCAAGTCGAAGCCTAAG TGGACTAAAGAAGAAGGAATGCGACAGGCCGCTGCGGCCAATCAGTTTATCCCGCTGAACACCAATCCCAAAGAAGTGCTAGAAATGAGGAACAAG ATCCGTGAGCAGAATCTGCAGGACATTAAGACCGCAGGACCTCAGTCTCAGGTTCTGTGTGCTGGATCGGTGGTGGAACGCAACTTTCAACAG GGGGAACTTGTGACTGCATCTAAGGCCATCATTGAGAAGGAGTACCAGCCCAAGGTGATCGTCAGCAAACAGGGTCCCAACCCTTTCAACAAATTCACCGACCAAGAGCTGGACGAATATCGTCGAGAGGTAGAGCTGAAGCAGAAAGGACCTGAAG TGCAGGAACAGGACTGTAAGGCTGAACTTTCCTCCAAGTTGGAAAGTTTATCCCTGGTTGAAGCCCCCGATTCCCTTCCTGTGCCCTCTGGAACTGGCACAGGCTCAGCCTCAGAGCAGGGTCCCCCGCCCTTCAGCCTCACGGATGAGGTCCACCCAGACTCCCCCCACAAGGAGTTCCATTGCGCCGTGCTGCGAGCCCTCAGCAAGGAGCCGCCGGAGGCAAAACAGGCTGAAG ATCAAGAACAAATAGCAGAACCCGAGGAGGAAGCTAAAGACCCAAAGGCTATCAGTACACCACCCAGCACTCCAGTAAAAGCAGACGAAG GAGATGGAAATGCAAAAGAGTACCTGTTACCATAG
- the add1 gene encoding alpha-adducin isoform X4: MNGDSGAGVVTAHPPATAPHKERYFDRGVDESSPEYQRERNMAPALRQDFNMMEQKKRVSMILQSPVFCDELESMIQDQLKKGKTPTSLLALQQIADFMTTSLPSMYPAAPQGGMAALNMSLGMVTPVNDLRGSDSISYDKGEKLLRCKLAAFYRLTDLLGWSQLIYNHLTVRVSLDEERFLIVPFGLLYSEVTASSLVKVDLSGDIVDRGSTNLGINAAGFNLHSALYSARPDVKCIVHVHTAAGAAVSAMKCGLLPISPEALALGEVTYHDYRGIVVNEEERVIIQKNLGKNSKVLILRNHGLVCVGETVEEAFYYIHNLVNACEIQVRTLASAGGPDNLVMLDPGKYKSRPRVPEPAGDVSSSQPKWLVGEQEFESLMRMLDNLGYRTGYPYRCPALRDRGKKYSDVENLHSAGYSYGEDSDSGARSPMKHSFQRGQRDKTRWLNAGGRPDELGEDGPDGSSPKSKPKVWTNITHDHVKPLLQSLSSGVCVPSCITNCLWTKEEGMRQAAAANQFIPLNTNPKEVLEMRNKIREQNLQDIKTAGPQSQVLCAGSVVERNFQQGELVTASKAIIEKEYQPKVIVSKQGPNPFNKFTDQELDEYRREVELKQKGPEDQEQIAEPEEEAKDPKAISTPPSTPVKADEETLPEPTFKDDSDAATMKQTLPDLTPDDPSDAPALPVEDSEADPTPAAAEPVDDGEETAAAGDEAAAGDEAAAGDEAAADEATAAEGEGDESPSKSPSKKKKKFRTPSFLKKNKKKPES; this comes from the exons ATGAACGGGGACTCAGGTGCCGGCGTGGTGACAGCCCACCCTCCCGCCACAGCCCCACACAAAGAGCGCTACTTTGACCGGGGCGTGGATGAGAGCAGCCCCGAGTACCAGCGCGAGAGAAACATGGCGCCCGCCCTGCGCCAGGACTTTAACATGATGGAGCAGAAGAAAAGGGTCTCCATGATATTGCAAAGTCCG GTGTTCTGCGATGAGCTGGAGTCCATGATCCAAGATCAACTTAAGAAGGGCAAGACACCCACCAGCCTGCTGGCGCTTCAGCAGATTGCTGACTTTATGACCACAAGCTTGCCTTCCATGTATCCAGCTGCACCGCAGGGGGGCATGGCAGCTCTCAACATGA GTTTGGGTATGGTGACTCCGGTGAATGATTTGCGTGGTTCGGATTCCATCTCTTATGACAAAGGCGAGAAGCTTCTCAGATGCAAGCTAGCTGCCTTCTACCGGCTCACCGACCTGCTTGGCTGGTCGCAACTCATCTACAACCATCTCACA GTAAGAGTGAGCTTAGACGAAGAGCGTTTCCTGATCGTCCCTTTTGGGCTCCTCTACAGTGAGGTTACTGCATCCAGTTTG GTCAAGGTTGATCTCTCGGGTGACATTGTGGATCGGGGAAGTACCAACCTCGGCATCAACGCGGCTGGCTTCAACCTACACTCCGCCCTCTATAGCGCACGGCCAGATGTGAAATGCATCGTCCATGTACACACGGCTGCAGGCGCAGCA GTTTCGGCTATGAAATGCGGACTGCTACCCATCTCACCTGAGGCGCTTGCCCTTGGTGAGGTGACCTACCATGACTACAGAGGCATAGTCGTGAATGAGGAGGAACGTGTTATCATCCAGAAGAATTTGGGCAAAAACTCCAAG GTGCTCATCTTGAGGAATCATGGTTTGGTGTGTGTGGGCGAAACCGTCGAGGAAGCATTCTATTACATCCACAATTTAGTCAACGCCTGTGAGATTCAG GTGCGAACGCTGGCCAGCGCTGGAGGCCCAGATAACTTGGTGATGCTAGACCCAGGCAAGTACAAGTCCCGTCCTCGCGTTCCCGAGCCTGCTGGCGATGTGTCCTCGTCCCAACCCAAGTGGTTAGTAGGGGAACAAGAGTTTGAGTCTCTCATGCGAATGCTCGACAACCTG GGCTATAGGACCGGTTACCCATACCGTTGTCCAGCATTGAGAGACAGAGGTAAAAAGTACAGTGACGTGGAGAACCTTCACTCCGCTGGTTACTCGTACGGCGAGGACAGTGACTCGGGCGCACGCTCCCCAATGAAACACAGCTTCCAGCGCGGCCAGCGCGACAAGACCCGCTGGCTCAATGCCGGCGGTCGGCCCGACGAGCTGGGTGAAGATGGGCCCGATGGCAGCAGTCCCAAGTCGAAGCCTAAGGTGTGGACGAATATAACACACGATCACGTCAAACCGTTGCTGCAGTCGCTCTCGTCTGGTGTCTGCGTGCCAAGCTGTATAACCAACTGCTTG TGGACTAAAGAAGAAGGAATGCGACAGGCCGCTGCGGCCAATCAGTTTATCCCGCTGAACACCAATCCCAAAGAAGTGCTAGAAATGAGGAACAAG ATCCGTGAGCAGAATCTGCAGGACATTAAGACCGCAGGACCTCAGTCTCAGGTTCTGTGTGCTGGATCGGTGGTGGAACGCAACTTTCAACAG GGGGAACTTGTGACTGCATCTAAGGCCATCATTGAGAAGGAGTACCAGCCCAAGGTGATCGTCAGCAAACAGGGTCCCAACCCTTTCAACAAATTCACCGACCAAGAGCTGGACGAATATCGTCGAGAGGTAGAGCTGAAGCAGAAAGGACCTGAAG ATCAAGAACAAATAGCAGAACCCGAGGAGGAAGCTAAAGACCCAAAGGCTATCAGTACACCACCCAGCACTCCAGTAAAAGCAGACGAAG AGACCTTGCCAGAACCGACATTTAAGGACGACAGCGATGCCGCCACCATGAAACAGACCTTGCCCGACTTAACCCCAGACGACCCATCCGACGCCCCGGCGCTTCCAGTCGAGGACTCCGAAGCCGACCCCACCCCTGCAGCGGCGGAACCCGTCGACGATGGCGAGGAAACCGCCGCCGCTGGCGACGAAGCCGCCGCTGGCGACGAAGCCGCCGCTGGCGACGAAGCCGCCGCCGACGAAGCCACCGCCGCAGAGGGGGAAGGCGACGAGTCTCCCAGCAAGTCTCcctccaaaaagaaaaagaagttcCGTACTCCTTCCTTcttgaaaaagaacaaaaagaagCCTGAATCTTAA